Below is a genomic region from Ferribacterium limneticum.
CGTCCATCAACGCATCTGCCGGGCTTTGGACCAGCGTGTCGCCTGGCTCGATGCCGTCGATAATTTCAACCTGCCGGCCGAGGTCGCGACCGAGGCGGACGGATTTGAAATTCAGGCGATTTTCCCGGTTGACCGTAGCAATGCGTGGTCCGTCCTGGCCGTTGACGATGACGTTGGCCGGGACGACCAGCGCGTTGACGCCGCTGCTCAGACTGATCGCAACTTCGACGTAGGTGCCCGGCAGCAGTTTGCCATCCGGGTTGGGCAGGACGAGATCGACCTGGCGTGAGCGGTTGACCGGGTCGATGGCGCCGGCGACGTTTTCGATGCTGGCTGTGAACTTTTTGCCTGGGTATTCGGCCACCTTGATGCCGACTTCCTGCCCCTGCCTGATATCCCCGGCGTAGGTTTGTGGTACCCAGACGGTGAGGCGCAGCTGGTCGGTCTGGGTGATGGCGAAGAGTTCCTTGCCGCCGGCGCTGATCAGGTTGCCGACTTCGGCGCTGCGCTTGGTGACGATGCCAGCAAAGGGCGCGACGATGCGGCGGAAGCCTTCCAGCTGTTCCAGCCGCTTGACGTTGGCGTCGGCAGCAGCCACGTCGGCTTCGGCCAGAGCGCGGGCGCTGCGCTTTTCTTCCATGTCCTGCGCCGCCACGCTGTCGCTCTGGCGCAGTGTTTCCCAGCGCGCCTCGGTCTGTCTGGCCAGCGCCAGGCGAACCTTGATCTGTTCGCGCACCGCCCTCGCCTGCGCCAGTTCCTGCTCCTGTTCCGGCGCATCCACCTGAGCCAGAAGCTGGCCTTTTTCAACCCGCTCGCCGATTGTTTTGTACCAGGCCTTGAGGTAGCCGGCGCTGCGGGCATACACCACGGTTTCGTTGCTGCCGCGCAGGCTGGCCGGCAGCACGAGGTTACGCTTGACCTCGCCTTTTTGGGCCTTGACGACGGCGACCGTGCGTTCGGCGCTGGCCGCCGTGAATTGCTGCAAGGCTTGCGCTTCGCGGTAATTGAAGGCGAGCCGCAAGCCGCCGCCGACCATCAGCACGCCGAGGACAATGGCACCAAAACGGCGGGCCTGGCGCAGGGAATTCTGGGGCGGAACTTCCGGTACAAGGGGATGTAGGTTGGGCTCTTCAGTTTGGCTCATGGCGATAACTCAATTGGGGTTCAGGCCGGCGCATGCGCCAGGCCGGGGGCTTGCCGGGCCTGCCACTGGTGCAGGCTGGCAAAGACGAGGGGGACAAAAATCAGGGTCGATACGGTCGCGAAGAGCAGGCCGCCAATGACGGCGCGGCCGAGCGGCGCGTTCTGCTCGGAGCCTTCGCCGAGGCCAAGGGCCATCGGCAGCATGCCGACAA
It encodes:
- a CDS encoding efflux RND transporter periplasmic adaptor subunit — translated: MSQTEEPNLHPLVPEVPPQNSLRQARRFGAIVLGVLMVGGGLRLAFNYREAQALQQFTAASAERTVAVVKAQKGEVKRNLVLPASLRGSNETVVYARSAGYLKAWYKTIGERVEKGQLLAQVDAPEQEQELAQARAVREQIKVRLALARQTEARWETLRQSDSVAAQDMEEKRSARALAEADVAAADANVKRLEQLEGFRRIVAPFAGIVTKRSAEVGNLISAGGKELFAITQTDQLRLTVWVPQTYAGDIRQGQEVGIKVAEYPGKKFTASIENVAGAIDPVNRSRQVDLVLPNPDGKLLPGTYVEVAISLSSGVNALVVPANVIVNGQDGPRIATVNRENRLNFKSVRLGRDLGRQVEIIDGIEPGDTLVQSPADALMDGEKVVTREVPGKVEKGEKEGRGAKGKEAV